The Cucurbita pepo subsp. pepo cultivar mu-cu-16 chromosome LG08, ASM280686v2, whole genome shotgun sequence genome contains a region encoding:
- the LOC111800789 gene encoding enhancer of mRNA-decapping protein 4-like encodes MASPGNPNPNPANPPFDVQKFFKPTITNPTPTSQNPTLMNSPQFPPPSSSFPPPTGPFSYPLQNAPFHHPYHSPHHPNQVPYSQDQFSNLHHQRSLSYPTPPLQPSPPPVNMVVPQSNPAQSSGARIMAMIRAPGSNLDQLPQPSAPMLSSSSGVPESPAPPNVPIMTTIPMMQGVNPGISPTGPVRMPSSKLPKGRHLVGDHVVYDVNVRLQGEIQPQLEVTPITKYGSDPQLVLGRQIAVNKTYICYGLKQGNIRVLNINTALRSLFRGHEKRVTDMAFFAEDVHLLASVDVGGRVYVWKISEGPDEEAKPQITGKVVISLHMEGEEEIVHPRVCWHCHKQEVLVVGFGKSVLRIDTTKVGKGESFSAEAPLKFSLDKLIDGVQLVGKHDGEVTELSMCQWMTSRLVSASMDGTIKIWEDRKASPLLVLRPHDGQPVNAATFLTAPNRPDHIILITAGPLNREVKIWSSASEEGWLLPSDAESWKCTQTLELKSSAESQVEEAFFNQIVALSQAGLLLLANAKKNAIYAIHLDYGLNPAMTRMDYIAEFTVTMPILSFTGTSEILDRLTHIVQVYCVQTQAIQQYALDLSQCLPPPLDNVGLEKADSNVSQDSAGIEGLAALFPSGSKPTETPFTSSTPRVSVLVNGSESACAERYPATTTSQDAASIANTECKPVTLSPVASNTDIVSAAAPPVPLSPRLSRNLSGFRSPVGAFEAITAVSDHAGDRRGNDYPVNRKMDGLHTNLSEVSSLDDESRNNEEKIAREDLSNVLNPPTVFKHPTHLITPSEILMAVSSSETPNVIEGKSEVETNIQDVVINDDVEDTELEVKEVGEMKSSQNGEYCSRGEPQNLSMHNKEKYFCSQASDLGMEVARECCALSSESYIIEEALQVDANIMVTEVGSQAGEGDRTSAKDVSDKVSDSSISMTPQITTPNTKGKKNKGKNSQGLGLVSPSPSAFNSNESSTEPCGSSSLPPPEAAMSPFLAIQDTLNQIMNTQKEMQKQMQMTLAVPVTKEGKRLEAALSRSMEKALKANNDALWARIQEENAKNEKLMRDSTQKITSLVANFVNKDLPAFLEKALKKEMAAIGPAMVRTLTPAIEKTISSAITDSFQRGVGDKAVNQLEKSVNSKLEATVARQIQAQFQTSGKQALQDALKSSFEASVIPAFEMSCKTMFEQVDSTFQKGLVEHSAVAQQHFDSSHSPLALTLRDSINSASTMAQTLSGELAEGQRKLIALATAGANASSINPLVTQLSNGPLGAHHEKVEVPLDPTKELSRMLSERKYEEAFTTALQRSDVNIVSWLCSQVDLRAILSNPLALSHGVLLSLLQQLACDINNDRSLKIAWMTDVAAAINPTDPMIAMHIRPIFEQVYQILNHQRSSQTISPVELSGIRVIMHVVNSMLVTCK; translated from the exons ATGGCTTCCCCTGGGAATCCAAACCCAAATCCAGCGAATCCGCCATTTGATGTGCAGAAATTCTTTAAACCCACCATTACAAACCCTACGCCGACGTCACAAAACCCTACCCTCATGAATTCACCTCAATTTCCGcctccttcttcctcttttccgCCCCCTACTGGCCCTTTCTCTTACCCACTTCAGAACGCCCCATTTCATCACCCTTACCATTCTCCTCACCATCCCAATCAAGTTCCGTACTCGCAGGACCAGTTCTCTAATCTTCACCATCAGCGGTCTCTTTCCTACCCCACTCCGCCGCTTCAGCCTTCTCCTCCTCCCGTCAATATGGTTGTTCCTCAGAGCAATCCGGCTCAGAGCTCCGGTGCTCGGATAATGGCGATGATTAGAGCCCCTGGCTCTAATCTTGATCAACTTCCTCAGCCTTCTGCTCCGATGTTGTCTTCTTCATCGGGCGTTCCTGAATCTCCAGCACCTCCTAACGTTCCCATCATGACTACCATTCCAATGATGCAGGGGGTCAATCCTGGCATTTCTCCTACTGGGCCGGTTCGAATGCCCAGCAGTAAGCTTCCTAAAGGACGGCATTTGGTTGGTGATCATGTGGTGTATGATGTGAACGTTCGGTTGCAAGGAGAGATCCAGCCACAGCTCGAAGTCACGCCAATAACCAAGTATGGTTCAGATCCTCAGCTTGTGTTGGGGCGTCAAATTGCGGTCAACAAGACATATATATGCTATGGTTTGAAACAAGGGAACATTCGAGTTCTTAATATCAATACTGCGCTAAGATCATTGTTTCGTGGCCATGAGAAG AGGGTCACTGACATGGCATTCTTCGCAGAAGATGTTCATCTTTTGGCTAG TGTTGATGTAGGTGGGCGAGTTTATGTTTGGAAGATTTCTGAGGGACCTGATGAAGAAGCTAAACCACAAATCACTGGGAAAGTTGTCATCTCCCTTCATATGGAAGGAGAGGAGGAAATTGTGCATCCACGAGTTTGCTGGCATTGTCATAAACAg GAAGTTTTGGTAGTTGGATTTGGGAAGTCTGTTCTGAGAATTGACACAACCAAAGTTGGGAAGGGTGAAAGCTTTTCTGCCGAAGCTCCTCTCAAATTTTCTCTCGACAAGTTGATTGATGGCGTTCAGCTTGTTGGTAAGCATGATGGAGAAGTGACTGAGTTATCCATGTGCCAGTGGATGACTTCTCGATTGGTTTCTGCATCTATGGATGGAACG ATCAAAATCTGGGAAGATCGCAAGGCATCACCCTTGCTGGTTTTGAGGCCGCATGATGGCCAACCAGTTAATGCGGCTACTTTCTTGACTGCTCCAAACAGACCCGATCACATTATACTCATAACAGCT GGGCCTCTAAACCGGGAAGTGAAAATATGGTCATCTGCTAGCGAGGAAGGTTGGCTGCTTCCTAGCGATGCTGAATCATGGAAATGCACCCAGACCCTGGAGTTGAAGAGTTCAGCTGAAAGTCAAGTTGAAGAGGCTTTCTTTAATCAAATTGTAGCATTATCTCAAGCGGGCCTTCTTTTACTTGCTAATGCTAAGAAGAATGCTATATATGCAATTCACTTGGATTATGGTCTTAATCCAGCTATGACACGGATGGATTACATAGCAGAGTTCACTGTTACAATGCCCATTTTAAGTTTTACTGGAACAAGTGAAATATTAGACCGTCTAACACATATTGTCCAGGTTTATTGCGTACAAACACAGGCTATACAACAGTATGCTTTAGATTTATCTCAGTGCTTACCCCCACCGTTGGACAATGTGGGGTTGGAGAAGGCAGATTCTAATGTTTCACAGGATTCTGCTGGTATTGAAGGACTGGCTGCATTGTTTCCTTCTGGGAGCAAACCAACTGAGACACCCTTTACCAGTTCTACTCCCAGGGTTTCAGTGCTAGTCAATGGCTCTGAAAGTGCCTGTGCAGAAAGATATCCTGCAACCACCACTTCTCAAGATGCAGCGTCCATTGCAAATACAGAATGTAAACCTGTTACACTGTCGCCTGTAGCTAGTAACACAGACATTGTCTCTGCTGCAGCACCTCCTGTTCCTTTGAGCCCTCGCTTGTCTAGAAATCTGTCTGGTTTTAGAAGTCCAGTGGGTGCCTTTGAGGCTATTACTGCAGTTAGTGATCATGCTGGTGACCGACGTGGTAATGACTATCCAGTCAACCGAAAAATGGATGGATTACACACAAATTTATCTGAAGTGTCTTCCTTGGATGATGAGTCCAGAAACAATGAGGAGAAAATTGCACGGGAAGATTTGTCTAATGTCCTTAATCCTCCTACTGTGTTTAAGCATCCGACTCATCTGATTACCCCCTCTGAGATACTGATGGCTGTTTCTTCCTCTGAAACCCCTAATGTCATTGAAGGTAAGAGTGAGGTAGAGACAAATATACAGGATGTAGTTATTAACGATGATGTTGAAGATACTGAGCTTGAGGTTAAAGAGGTAGGTGAAATGAAATCTTCTCAGAATGGTGAATATTGTAGTAGAGGTGAGCCTCAGAACCTTTCTATGCATAACAAGGAAAAATACTTCTGCTCTCAAGCTTCAGATCTTGGTATGGAAGTGGCCCGAGAGTGTTGTGCACTATCATCTGAAAGTTATATCATTGAGGAAGCCCTACAAGTTGATGCTAATATAATGGTCACAGAGGTAGGTTCCCAAGCTGGTGAGGGAGATAGAACATCAGCCAAAGATGTGTCTGATAAGGTTTCTGATTCATCTATATCAATGACTCCGCAAATCACAACACCTAATacaaaggggaaaaagaacAAGGGGAAGAACTCGCAAGGCTTAGGCTTGGTTTCCCCATCTCCAAGTGCTTTCAATTCTAATGAATCTTCCACTGAACCTTGTGGTAGTTCAAGCCTTCCCCCACCTGAAGCTGCGATGTCTCCTTTTCTGGCCATCCAAGATACGTTGAATCAG ATAATGAACACTCAGAAAGAAATGCAAAAGCAAATGCAGATGACGCTTGCAGTTCCAGTGACCAAAGAAGGTAAACGGCTGGAGGCAGCTCTTAGTAGAAGCATGGAGAAGGCCTTGAAAGCGAATAATGATGCATTGTGGGCTCGGATTCAGGAAGAAAATgctaaaaatgagaaattgatGAGAGATAGTACACAAAAGATAACAAGTCTAGTTGCAAATTTTGTGAACAAGGACTTGCCTGCCTTTTTAGAGAAAGCTTTGAAGAAGGAAATGGCTGCCATTGGACCTGCTATGGTTCGCACATTAACACCAGCTATTGAGAAAACAATTTCTTCTGCCATCACTGATTCATTCCAG AGAGGAGTAGGTGATAAGGCAGTGAATCAACTAGAGAAATCTGTTAATTCAAAACTTGAAGCTACCGTTGCTAGGCAAATTCAAGCGCAGTTTCAAACCTCTGGCAAGCAAGCTCTGCAG GATGCATTAAAATCTAGTTTTGAAGCATCGGTAATTCCTGCCTTCGAAATGTCGTGCAAAACCATGTTTGAGCAAGTAGATTCTACTTTTCAGAAAGGACTGGTTGAACATTCAGCTGTAGCTCAGCAGCACTTTGACTCTTCACATTCTCCATTGGCACTCACTTTGAGG gattctataaattcagcatCAACAATGGCACAGACCTTGAGTGGAGAATTGGCTGAAGGCCAAAGAAAACTGATAGCCCTTGCAACTGCAGGAGCAAATGCTAGTTCAATAAATCCATTGGTTACCCAGCTAAGCAATGGACCATTGGGTGCTCACCATGAGAAG GTCGAGGTTCCTTTGGATCCTACAAAAGAACTGTCAAGAATGTTATCAGAAAGGAAATATGAGGAAGCATTCACCACTGCTTTACAGAGAAGTGATGTGAACATTGTCTCTTGGTTATGTTCTCAG